The DNA region TAGTCCTTCATGACCATACCAGGGTTCGGCTCGAGGACAAACTTGAGGTACTTCCATTTGAGCTGATTCATAGCCTGTAGATGAGGTTTATCGCGGTGGTAGGGGCCGAGTGAGACGAGCAATGGCTCATAGGCTTGGAGGTCGACACTTTTCAACATATCTGGGACTCTATATATTGTTGGCTCTCTGTTTTTGTCCCTAAATTTTGTGTCTGACACCTTCATCTCCAATGAGGCTACCCAGTCCATGTCCAATGATGCCTCAATCCCCTCATCTTCTATGTTTTTCATCTTGATTCCAAAGGATTTGCTCTTGAGGATTACAATGATTCAAATAGCAATAAATGCAGCGATCTAACAGAAGGAGGAAATAGCACACAAGGAAAGTAAAATATATAGCACAAAGGAATTCCCTTTGAAGATTATAATGACACAGAGGAAGGAAATAGCACAAAGAAGGAGACTGAGATAACAATCAAGTAAAAAACTAACCTTAGGCAGCTTTCGCTAGGCTAAAGTAGCTAGCTCTATCTTTCAGCTGCTGCCCAATACTTTCCTCGGAACAATCTCAAGCGTGCTTATGTATTGCTACTTTCTCACACAAAGCAAGTCCTATATAGGAGAAGACTAgttgagattattattattattatcatttagTTCAAAGCATGTGGCCCTTGAACACATCATCAAACTATCAAAGTTTTATTGTTCTTTTGtccattaaataattttgattcaaAACTACTTGATTGATTGACCAAAATAACTGTAAATCACAAACTAAGATTTATATATATTCTTGGAAGTGTGAAGAGTTCAAATATGAACTTAATTTCTGATCTGAAGTTGAAaaagaattaataatttttttaaccatGTGGTAAAGGCGATTCACTTGTCTGCAGCGTCTCGGCCAACCTATCCCTACGCCAACACACATATTTTTTTAAACCATGAATAAAGAGAATGTGAGCGAAGATAAGTGCTTTGAATTTTCACATTATTTGATTTAGAtaaaatacaaaattagaattccAATGCTCTTTTGGTAGGATGTGCATAGAATTCCAATGCTTTGTTTTCCACATGCATTCATTCTTTGCTTTACCTAGAAGAACAGTCTGATATTATTCTCATGCTCGTTTGGTAGAGTTGACTGATTCATCAATTAACGCAAGCTAGGTTAATAAATATCGTTAGAGTTAGTTGCCATACCTCCATTACAAATTATTAAGAGGCATGTCTCATTGCATAAGACGCAGAGACATGATAGAAGTTTTATACGATAACTAATTTCACATAGAAATTCATGTAAACTAATTTTGTTGTTGACTTTTCATATTCATTAATCATTGTATTTGTGAGTATACTGAcgatacatcttattttcaaattTCAGTAGGagaataatcaaatattattagTTCTGTAGAGTTGACTGACATATGAACTAATGTAATTAGTTTTGAAGTGATAAGTGATATTGACTGATGTGGAGCTAGGTTAATAGGGGTCTTGCCTTGTATGTTCTTGATTCGGTCAATATAGACTTCAGTGCTAAGTATTTAACTTGGTTAATATAGACTTCTCGTGATCTCCTTGACTCGGTGTCTCGGTCAAAAGAGATCCGAGTCATCAATATCCTTAAAAAATTTTCCTTAAACATAtcatttttcatatatatatatatatatatatccaaatttaaataattcctaaaatttaaataatatttatcctaataaaatatattcaaATATAATTACAGATGTGACTCATTAGCCGTGGACTTGATTCTAAAGTTGGACAAATTACTAAATTAGGttgaagtttatatatatatttttgatatgtTAAGCGACGCTTTATGGGTGACCATGAGCGACGTGTAGACGTAGTGTCGCCAGCTCGATtttcttataaaaaaatatttcatttatTCTCTGTCCCTTtctacattttttttcaaaacatcaCCGAACGAAATTTTCCAATTTCTAAATTTCCCTCACCGCTCTCTCTCTCGTGCCTTCTTCCGTCGTAGCGACGATGGTGTAAAAGTCCCCTTGTCTCCATTCTTGATCGTAAATCTTTCCTAGTTGTTGTGCTACCAGTTTTTTGCTTATATAATTTCAGGTTACATGGCAAACATCAATTCCATCTGTATTTTATAACCAATGGTAATTCGTTTCATTGTAAGGTGTAATTCCCGACCGTGATCCTAAAAGAATATTAGAAGGAAGGAAGAATTTATACTACAACGTGTAAGACCGACGCTTGCTACAAATGTCTACATCCACTTGGacaggtagctgctacaacttataACAACTACTTTGATAGTTAATTGCTACACCTTGAAGCAGTTAACtatccatgtagctgctacaacatgtagcaactAACTATTACATGAGGCCCTAGCTACTTTTTCTTATATGATTTACAGGGAACTTGTCAAACATAAATTCCATCATTTCATACTCAATGTTAATtcgttttattttaatttattattctccATTGTCAACCGAACATATATTAGAAGGAGTAATGCTACACTGTGCAAGGATGACGCCTGCTACAACCGCCTGAAGGTTGCAGCCACTTGGAAAGTTAGCTGCtaaacattgtagcagctacttcgacaggtaactgctacaccttgtagcagcttactgcccatgtagctgctacaacgtgtagcaaccacttgtccaagtagctgctacaacgtgtaacagcCACTTGTCTAAGTAGCCGCtacaacattatagcagctatTTGGTAAGTCATtttattttaagttgtaatttccTCTCCTCTATTCCTATTATATACCGTTTATCTATGAATATCTTTATTCGACATCTCGAAAACCAAACTGTCAATTAATTCCATagctagctgctacaacgctCAAGCAGCTACTCATaatgatagctgctacaacgttgtagcagctaactcgacggttagctactacaacgttgtagcagctacttggaacgatagctgctacaacgctgtagcagctaactcgacggttagctgctacaacgttgtagcaactatcgCTCCAAGTAGATGCTATAATGTTGTAGCAAttacttggaatgttagctgctataacgttatagcagctacttggatTGATAGCTGCTATAATGCTGTAGCAGCTAACCGTCGAATTAGTTGCTATAAtgatgtagcagctacttcgacagttAACTGCTTCAGCGCTGTAGCTATTAACTGTCCATGTTACAACGTTGTAGTTCTTACTTTGTATTTTCAAgcaataatatatcatatcaatctcaatttttaatttagatctattaaataagtttttacacgttgtagcagctattgcagcacgttgtagcagctagtcgTCAAAAGCTGCTACATCGTGTAGTAGCTTCTCAAAAttaactgctacaacatgtaaAAGTTACTAtagattagctgctacacattgtagcagctactccacAGACGTGAGCTACAACGTGCAGTAGCTATTGCTGATCTCCAAATAACCTTTTCTTACCAATTACCTTTTTGCAAGTATAGTGCAAAAATATTGTGTGCAATTACCTTTTTACCCTCATTGGACAAACTTTTACCTCCGAACCTCGCCGTGTGACAAATATTTTGAAAGCAGTTCGTTGATAGTAGATCGGTGGTCCATACGGTGTCTTCGTCAATCAATCTCACCGGGACGACTTGTTTCTCATCCAAATCTTCTCCTCCATCATAAGTATTGTGTGAGGGTTGAAAGTTTTGATTTTTCTCATTTTGTTTAgggtttgaatttttagggttttaATTCATCTCCTAGCTGCTACAATGGGGTTTAATGATTTTAGagatttaggatttaagattttaTTTGAGGGAATAGAGTGTTTAAAAAAAGTTTATCTTTGTTGTATCAGCTACTGTcgtgtagctactacaacgtagtTAAATCCTAATGATTGATACAACGTGGTTAAATTCTACAGTCTCTATTGACTTCTCATTATTGTAGGAGCTACTTGAccctaactgctacaacgtgaacAGTACTCATGTTATAACAGCTACTAATCACATTGTACTACCTAGGAGAAATTATAAACATTGTAATGTATCATATTATAGTTAAAAAATAATAGTGTAATGTATCATAATATGGGTGAAAACTAACTACATTGCATTGACGACAACTGAGTATCATTAAGATCTTATGTATTTGTTTGACAGAATTAAGCCGTTGAGGGCTAAATGGTGAGTCAGAGAACTTTTGCTTCCTTGATAGTTAATCGGTAATAAatactacacgttgtagtagctaaccATCGAGTAGCTACTATAGTGTAAATGCTACATGTAATTTGAGCTAATCGGCAGtagttgttggtgcggaaagcattcAACGATCAAACCGATGTTTTgagtatgtcaaagggttcaagttaagttgttttgttatctaatgtgtttggatgagattgcaggaaagtcctaagtgtacttaggcaaaagtcctagctgcggttagacaggtggaaaatcttagggagtggtaaccctaggtgaagaaaagtcctagctgcggttaggcaatgggaaacccttagggggcggtaatcctaggttctaaggggtggtaaccttaggtagaaagtcttggcgagtcgaagctttgggcaaaaatcctagggggcggtaaccctaggttgaaagtcctggtgtcgcgaaccaagtggaagactggacgggtcttggagcggacgtccagcatgaaaatcggaagcttcggacgctaagcaaaagtccaatcggtctggaagACGGATttgacaacaggtaaactcttctgagtggagtaggtgaggacgtgttccccgctgagggaatagtaggcgtcggttcgacctagggtttccggtcgaaaattcaaagtcagaaccggacagtccgatgactgtcaaaatatttatgtttgtcttattattgtgtgctaactttgtgttgcagggtatgcttggtattttgggactaacatatcttgcatggACAAAATAACATGAtttacctcggatgaatagtatccgaggctccttccatggagcttggaggcgcctcgggtgcaagagaTGGGGAGTGCGCGCAACAAAGCTAGAGACGCCCTCATGGAGAGCTGAGGTGCCTCAGACagccttgaaggtgccctcaagggcatcggaggcgccttcaagaggataagcAGTGGGCGAAGTGGAGCCATGAAGAGCTTTCCGATTGGTCTGTCCAATCTCGCAAGAaagatttggtttgtgaaccatgaagagcTTTCCGATTCTGTGATCGTTCTTCCATCAACAAATCTTACCGGCGCCAATTACAGATCTATGGGAGATCACTGCAAGTGTTTATAATTTTCGTATTTACTATTTTTCATGTTTAGAACTGTCAACAAAGCTTCCTCCTCATGCTGCCACTCTGTTTGGCTGGCATATCTAATATCTCATTATTCAGTACAATAACCTCCTTTTCAGCATTGTCGTTCATTCCAGATGGCATAACTGGTGTTGTTGTCAGTTTGTAAATGATAGGCGAAGTTTCTTTCTCATCCTGTCCCTCCCTTGGTCTGGATTTTCTGGAATCTGGAACTAAAGCTCCATGAGCTTCTAAAGGTACCTGTAAGGTTGAGCAGGTTGGAATCAAAAAGCAGAAGCAATTCTCTAAATCACGATTATAACTAATTGCTCCCAACTTCTGTTCTATTAGACTACGGGAATCAATAGGAAAGCATTAATGGATGAAATCTACTACCACATTTAGGCTTGTTGAAACAGCATGATTATCAATTTTCCCAGCAATGTCAGGATTAGTGAATCTCTCGGTCCATGTTCTGGCCTTCTGTTCAAATACATGCCTATTGTACTCCTACTCCCTGCTCCGGAAG from Zingiber officinale cultivar Zhangliang chromosome 4B, Zo_v1.1, whole genome shotgun sequence includes:
- the LOC121978716 gene encoding uncharacterized protein LOC121978716, producing the protein MNISTILTSIRLLLSEPNPDDALMAEIVPLEAHGALVPDSRKSRPREGQDEKETSPIIYKLTTTPVMPSGMNDNAEKEVIVLNNEILDMPAKQSGSMRRKLC